DNA sequence from the Agromyces aureus genome:
GCGTACCGGGCGACGGGCTTCTGGTTCGACTCGCTCGTCGAGATGGGCCTCGACGACCTCAGGCCGCGACCCGCGCTCACCTCCGACGCCCGTTTCGACGTGTGCCTCGTCGGCGGCGGTTTGACCGCGCTGTGGACCGCGCACTCGCTGCTCGCGCTGGATCCGACGCTCCGCATCGCGATCCTCGAGCGCGAGATCGCCGGGTACGGAGCGTCCGGCCGCAACGGCGGTTGGTGCTCCGCGCTGTTCCCGCGCACGGCGGGCGCGATCGAGCGTCACGACGGGCTCGACGCCGCCGTCGCGATGCGACGCGCGATGATCGACACGGTCGCCGAAGTCGGAGCCGCGACGCGTCGCGAAGACATCGACTGCGACTTCGTGCAGGGCGGCACCGTCGTGTTCGCGCGCGATGCCGTGCAGCAGCGGGCCGCCGCCGCGGATGTCGCCGAGGCCGCGCAGTACGGGGTCGATCGCACCGGGCTCCTCGACGAGCTCGAGGTCGCCGCCCGCTTCGGCATCACCGGCATCGGCACGAGCCGCCCGACCGCGACCTTCGACCCCGATTGCGCCGGAGTCCACCCCGGCAAGCTCGTGCGCGGACTCGCGCGGGCGGTCGAGGCATCCGGCGTCTCGATCTTCGAACGCACCGAGGTGCTCGACTGGGCGGCGGGGCGCGTGAGGTTCCGGTCCCTCGACAGCGGGTTCGAGGGCAGCGTCATGGCCCGACGGGTCATCGTCGCGCTCGAGGGCTTCGGGTCGCAGTTGCCGCGCGTCCGACGCCGCATCCTGCCCCTCTATTCGCTCATGATCGCGACGGAGCCACTCTCCGACGCGACGTGGAACGAGATCGGCATCGAGCACGGCCAGACCTTCAGCGACTACCGGCACCTGCTGATCTACGGGCAGCGAACCGCCGACAACCGATTCGCGTTCGGCGGTCGAGGGGCCAACTACCACTGGGGCAGCGCCGTCGATCCCTCGTTCGAGCGCGTCGACGCCGTGTTCGAGCACCTGCATCGCACGCTGGTGGAGCTCTTCCCGATGGTCGGAGCCGTCACGGTCACCCACCGCTGGGGCGGACCCATCGGCGTCGCGCGCGACTGGACCGCGACGGCGAGCTACAATCCGCGCACGGGCGTCGGATTCGCCGGCGGCTACGTCGGCGACGGCCTGTCGACCACGAACCTGGCCGGGCGCACGCTCGCCGACCTCGTGCTCGAGCGCGATACCGAGCTGACCCGCCTGCCATGGGCGAACCATCGTTCGCCGCTCTGGGAGCCGGAGCCGTTCCGGTTCATCGGCGCGAACCTCGGCGTGCTCGGCATGCAGGTCGCCGACTTGGAGGAGCGCGCCACCGGCCGCGCCTCGCTCGTCGCCAAGGCCGTGGGCCGGCTCACGGGCCACTGATCGCTCCGTGGTGCTCGTCCGTCCGCTCCGGGCGCACGAAGACCCATTCGGGAAGCGCCCCCGATCCGATGTACTCCGCGAGCAGGCTCGACATCGAATGCGCCGGATCGCACTCGAGCGCCGAGTCGAGGAACGCGCCGGCGACCGATCCGCGCCCCTGCGTCCACGCGAGCCAACCGGCGATGCAGAGCGACCCGCTCCGACCGGCGGCCGGCGCGTGCGCGATCGCGTCTCCCAGGACCGCCAGCGCGCGTTCGACCCTGGCCCGGTCGGGTCGCAGCATCGACCGGCCCATGATGAGCCGTGCAAGCACCTCGTCGAGGTCGGCCCGCTCGGCGTGCCCGCGGTCGTCGTGATCGAGATCAGCCGCCGCGATCTCCGCGGCGGCGGTGTCGTGCGGCGCGTGCGAGACCTCATGGGCGAGTTCGCCGACCATCCGTCCGAACGCGATCTGCAGCATCATGGCGTCACGGAAGGGAGGCCGCGAGGCGAGGTGCACGAACCACGCGAGCCTTCGCGCGTCGACCGGTCTGCGTCGGGGGCGGGCGATGAGCGTCTCGACGAGCTCGACCGGGTCCGCGTCCCGGCCGAGCTCCGACATCGCGCCCTCGAGGCTCGGGAGGTCGCGGAACTCCGCGAGGGCCGCGGCGACCGAGGCGGCTCGCGCGGGGTTCGCCGGCGGCAGCCCGGCTCCCGGTCGATCGCCCGCGGCGATCCGGTCGCCGTCGGGCACGTCATTGACAGCGGCGCTCGATTCGATCAGGACGAGCGGATGCCCCATGGCCGGCGCATCCGGGTCGAGCAGCGAGCTCCAGCCGTCGGCTGCCTGGCAGAGCGCATCGCGGACGACGAAACCCGCCTGCCCCGCTCGATCGGCGACGAGTTCGAGCAGCGCGCGCTCGGGCATCCCACCGTTGTCGGCGAATCGGGCGTCGGTGTAGATCACGGGGACGATCGCATCGATGTCGACGATCCGGCAGATCGTGCCGATCACCGCCGCCACGAGACGGTCGTGGTCGACTTCCGCGAGGGGCAGGTCGTGGCGGAGCACTCCGACCGACCGGTTGCCGCTGAAGACGATGCAGAGCAGCGATCGCTCCGGCCGGAACCCGGCGAGCGTGGGAACGAGAGCGAGGAAGTCGTGCGCCGACGCGGCGCGGATGATGGCGGTCATGCCGCGAGCATCGAGCACCGATCCCGCAGACGTCGGCGCGCTCCCGCCGCATCGGTCGGTTGCATCGAAGCCACGGCTGTTGAGGACTGCTCGCGGTCTCGTCCTCCACAGGACGTCGTCCGCGGCCTGTTGCGCCATGTCCGATTCCCGCGAGTCGTTGTCGGATGCCGCAGCTACGCTCGAGCCATGACCGACCTGTTCCTCGCACGACTCGACAGCCCGATCGGGCGGCTCGAGCTCCTCGCAGACGACGACGCCGTCACCTCGCTCTCGATCGAGCGCGACGGCGCACTCCCCCATGACGCCGACCCCGAGCGCCGCAACGCGGTGCTCGACCGGGCACTGGCGCAGCTCGGCGAGTACTTCGCCGGCGAGCGCACCGACTTCGACGTGCCGGTGCGCCTGCACGGCACGGCCTTCCAGCTCGCGGTCTGGAACCGGCTGCAGCAGTTGCGATGGGGCGACGCGACGTCGTACGGCGCGCTGGCCGCGGCCGTCGGCAAGCCGGGCTCGGCCCGGGCGATCGGCGGGGCCGTCGGAGCCAACCCCGTGCCGATCCTCGTCGGCTGCCACCGAGTGCTGGCGTCCGACGGCCGGATCACCGGGTATTCGGCGGGCGAGGGTGTTCCGACGAAACTCTGGCTCCTCGGCCACGAGCTCATCGGCTTCGCCGCGTGAGCGTGATCCCCCGGCCCGAGCTCATCCGAGGCGACGACGCCCTGGTGCGATGCGGTTGGAGCGGCAACGACCCCGAATACCGGCGGTACCACGACGACGAGTGGGGCACGCCGCAGCACGATCCAGTGCGACTGTTCGAGAAGGTCTGCCTGGAGGGGTTCCAGGCTGGCCTCTCGTGGATCACGATCCTCCGCCGGCGCCCCGCGTTCCGGGAGGTGTTCCACGACTTCGACGTCGAGCTGGTCGCCTCCATGGGTGAATCCGACGTCCTGCGCCTCCTCGCCGACGAACGCATCATCCGACACCGGGGCAAGATCGAGGCGACGATCCAGAACGCCAGGGCCACGCTCGAACTCGATGAGCCGATCGATCGACTCATCTGGGCATTCGCACCGCCCGCGCGGCCCTCTGCACCGGCCACCTTCGCCGAGGTGCCCGCCGTGACGCCCGAGTCGACGGCGCTCAGCAAAGAGCTGCGAGCGCGGGGGTTCCGTTTCGTCGGTCCGACCACGATGTACGCCCTGATGCAGGCGGCCGGTCTCGTCGACGACCACCTCAGCGGATGCTTCAGGTCACCGGCGGCCGCAGCTGCGGCACACGACTCGGCGGCGGCGAGGCCGTCGCTCGAAGCGCAGGCGCCCTCATCCGCGCTCTGAACAGTGAGACGACGGCGCGCCGGACTCAGGCGACGAGGTCGAGCTCGACCGGCGCACCCTCGCCCGCCGAGCCGAAGCCCATCACGAAGCCGGATTCGGCGGCCCACCCAACGAGGTCGTCGACGGAATGGAGCTGCGGGCGCGTCTCGAGCAGGCGGCGCGTGAACCGACCTTTCGCCTGCTTGTTGAAGTGGTTCAGCGCACGTCGACGACCTCCGTCGTCGACGGCGACGACCCGCAAGAACACACTGCCCGCACGCACCGGCGCCGGACCGAGCTCCGCATACGCCTCAGAGCGGAGGTCGACGACCAAGCCCTCGTGCGAGACGATGCGCTGCGCGATCGACTCCCGCCAGAAGCGCTTGAGCGCCACGCCCGGGACCCGAGAGTCGTGCGAGAGCCGATACGCAGGAATCCGATCCATGGCACCGACCAGCCCGAAGAGTGCCGAGTGCACGAAGACCCTCTCGGCGGCGAACTCGCGAGCGCGCTCATCGAGCGTCTCGGCATCGAGCGCGTCGAACAGCACGCCGGTGAACCGATCGAGCGCCGGCATCGTCGCCGACGTCCACAGCGCTCGGTTGTGCTCGATCTCGCCGGCGAGCCGCGGCCCCAGCTTGAGCGCTCGCATCGCGGCTTCGTCATCGGCGCATAGCGCCACCAGACGATCGGCGAGCTCGGTGCGCTGGGCTGCCAGGTCTGGAAAGGACAGCTTCGACAGGTCGAGCGGCGCACCGGTGCCGCCCGCGCGCTTCGTCTCCGAAGGCGGCAGGAGGAGCAGCATCTACGAGGCGAGGAAGGCGAGCGTCGCGTCGACGTTGGCGCCGAGGGACTCGATGCTGTCGATCGTCACGCGCGGAAGCGCCGACGACGGGCCGGTCCAGGCGGCGTAGCCCTCGAGGCTCTGCTCGACCGCGCGCCACGTCGTCTCTTCGAGGTGCGGCAGGTTGCGCTCGCGCTTGGCGAGACGCGAACGGTGGAGCTCCTCATCGGAGCAGACCACCTCGACCACGCGAAGACGCACGTCGGTACGCACCGCGAGATCTCGCCACTGCAGGCGGGCCGCCTCGCCGGCGTTCACGGCATCCACGATGACCGTCCGGCCCGAGGAGAGCTCCTTCTCGGCGATCTCCTCGGCCACGAGGTATGCCGCGAGCCCGGTGGGCTCGTCGGCATCGATCCCAGCCCGCAGAATCGCGGACTCGATCGGGTCGACCGACACGACGGTCGCCCCGAGCCGGGCGCCCACGATCTCAGCGATCGTGGACTTCCCGGCTCCGGGCAGACCCGCCATGACGACGAGTTGCGTGATCGACAGCTCTCCGAACTGCCGATCCAGCGGCTGCTCCCCCGGCATCCGCTCGGCCTCAGGCCAGTTCGGCGTGAGATGCGACGATCTGCACGGCGTTGGACTGCACCGACAGGAAGCCGTCTTCGGCGTTCGCGGCGATCTTCTCACCGCTGGGGAGGGACACCCGGACCTCGCCGGCGGCGAGGACCGCGAGCATCGGCTCGTGGCCCGGCAGGATGCCGATCTGGCCCTCGACGGTGCGAGCGATCACCATGGACGCCTCGCCCGACCAGATCTCCCGGTCGGCCGAGACGACGCTCACCTTGAGTGCGGCCATGCTCAGCCGTTCTCCTTCTGGATGCGTGCCCACTGCTCTTCGACGTCGCCGATGCCACCGACGTTGAAGAAGGCCTGCTCGGCCACGTGGTCGAAGTCACCACGGGAGATCGCGTCGAACGACTCGATCGTGTCCTTGAGCGGAACGGTCGAACCCTCGACACCCGTGAACTTCTTGGCCATGTAGGTGTTCTGCGAGAGGAACTGCTGGATCCGGCGCGCGCGGGCCACCGTGATCTTGTCCTCCTCGGAGAGCTCATCGACACCGAGGATGGCGATGATCTCCTGGAGTTCCTTGTTCTTCTGCAGGATCTGCTTGACCGTGGTCGCGACGCGGTAGTGGTCGGCGCCCAGGTAACGGGGGTCCATGATGCGCGACGTCGAGGTCAGCGGGTCGATGGCCGGGTACAGACCCTTCGACGCGATCTCACGCGAGAGCTCGGTCGTGGCGTCGAGGTGCGCGAAGGTCGTCGCGGGAGCCGGGTCGGTGTAGTCGTCGGCGGGCACGTAGATCGCCTGCAGCGAGGTGATCGAGTGACCACGAGTCGACGTGATGCGCTCCTGGAGGACGCCCATCTCGTCGGCGAGGTTCGGCTGGTAGCCCACGGCGGACGGCATGCGGCCGAGCAGCGTGGAGACCTCGGAGCCGGCCTGCGTGAAGCGGAAGATGTTGTCGATGAAGAGCAGCACGTCCTGCTTCTGCACGTCGCGGAAGTACTCCGCCATCGTGAGCGCGGAGAGGGCGACGCGAAGACGCGTTCCCGGCGGCTCGTCCATCTGGCCGAAGACGAGGGCGGTCTTGTCGAAGACGCCCGCCTCCTCCATCTCGTGGATGAGGTCGTTGCCCTCACGGGTGCGCTCGCCGACACCGGCGAACACCGACACACCACCGTGATCCTGCGCGACGCGCTGGATCATCTCCTGGATGAGGACGGTCTTGCCGACACCGGCACCACCGAAGAGGCCGATCTTTCCACCCTGCACGTACGGCGTGAGGAGGTCGATCGACTTGATGCCGGTCTCGAAGAGCTGCGTCTTCGACTCGAGCTGGTCGAATGCCGGCGGCTTGCGGTGGATCGGCCAACGCTCGGTGATCTCGATCTGCTCGCCGGGCTCGCCGTTGAGGACATCGCCGATGACGTTGAAGACCTTGCCCTTGGTGACGTCGCCGACGGGCACCGAGATGGCTTCGCCCGTGTCGGTGACCTCCTGGCCGCGGACGAGACCGTCGGTCGGGTTCAGCGCGATGGCGCGGACGAGGTCGTCGCCGAGGTGCTGCGCGACCTCGAGGGTCAGGATCGTGCTGTGGTCACCGATGGTGACGGTGGTCTTCAGCGCGTTGTAGATCTCGGGAATCGAGTCGTGGGGGAACTCGATGTCGACGACGGGGCCGGTGACGCGTGCGATGCGCCCGACGGTGCCGGCGACACGCTCGGCGACCGGCGCGGTTGCGGTGTCAGTCATTCTGCTCTCTCTTTTCTGAGTTGCTACTTGGCGGCGACGAGCGCATCGGCGCCGCCCACGATCTCGGAGATCTGCTGCGTGATCTCGGCCTGGCGTGCGTTGTTCGCAAGGCGGGTGTAGTCGGTGATGAGCTTGTCGGCATTGTCGCTCGCCGACTTCATCGCCTTCTGGGTCGCCGCATGCTTGGCCGCGGACGACTGCAGCAGCGCGTTGAAGATCCGGCTCTCGATGTAGACCGGAAGCAGCGCGTCGAGCACGGTCTCCGCGTCGGGCTCGAACTCGTAGAGCGGCTCGATCTGCGCGTTCGCCTCGGCGACGCCCTCGACCACCTCGAGCGGCAGGAGCCGCACGACCGAAGGGGTCTGGGTCATCATGCTGACGAAGCGGTTGTACACCACGAAGATCTCGTCGACGCCGCCGTCGGACGCATCCCGGAGGAACGCCTCGAGCACCGCGTCGGAGATCTCCTTCGCGAGGTCGAAGTCGGGGTTCTCCGAGCTGCCCACCCACTGCTGCTCGAACTCACGACGACGGAACGCGAAGTATCCGACCGCCTTGCGCCCGACGAGGAAGTAGTTGACTTCCTTGCCCTCCGAACGGAGCAGCTCACTGAGCTGCTCCGCCTCACGGAGCACCTGCGAGTTGAACGCACCGGCGAGACCGCGGTCCGACGTGAGGATCACGACGGCCGCGCGCTCGATGCGCTCGGGCTCGGTGGTCAGCACGTGGTCGACGTTCGAGTGCGTCGCGACCGCCGAGACGGCACGCGTGATGGCTCGCGAATACGGCGACGACGCGGCCACACGAGCCTGCGCCTTCTGGATGCGCGAGGCGGCGATGAGCTCCATCGCCTTCGTGATCTTCTTCGTCGTCTGGGCAGACTTGATCTTCTGCCGGTAGACCCGAAGTTGCGCTCCCATGTCTCTCCTGTAGTCCTAGAGTCGATCGATCAGTCGTGTCGAGGCGCTCAGCGCTTCGACTTGACGACCTGCTCCTGGTTGACGGATTCGGCGTCGATCGGCTCGAACTGCTCCGAGCCCACGGATGCGAGCGGCTTGCCCTCGCCCGTCTGGAACTCGAGCTTGAACTTGTCGACCGACGACTCGAGGGTCGCAACGGTCTCGTCGGAGAGCACGTTCGTCTCGCGGAGGTCGGTCAGCACCGAGGTGTTGCGGCCGAGGAAGTCGAGCAGCTCGCGCTCGAAGCGCAGGATGTCTTCGACCGGGACCTCGTCGAGCTTGCCGTTGGTGCCGGCCCAGATCGAGACGACCTGCTCCTCGACGGGGTACGGCGAGTACTGCGGCTGCTTGAGCAGCTCGGTGAGGCGGGCGCCACGCGCGAGCTGACGACGGCTGGCCGCGTCGAGGTCGGAGGCGAACATCGCGAACGCCTCGAGCGAACGGTACTGGGCGAGCTCGAGCTTCAGCGTGCCCGAGACCTTCTTGATCGACTTGACCTGCGCGTCACCACCGACACGCGAGACCGAGATGCCCACGTCGACCGCGGGACGCTGGTTGGCGTTGAACAGGTCGGACTGGAGGAAGATCTGGCCGTCGGTGATCGAGATCACGTTGGTCGGGATGTACGCCGAGACGTCGTTCGCCTTGGTCTCGATGATCGGGAGACCCGTCATCGAGCCGGCACCGAGCTCGTCGGACAGCTTCGCGCAACGCTCGAGCAGACGCGAGTGCAGGTAGAAGACGTCACCGGGGTACGCTTCGCGTCCCGGCGGACGGCGGAGGAGCAGCGACACGGCGCGGTAGGCCTCGGCCTGCTTCGACAGGTCGTCGAAGATGATGAGGACGTGCTTGGAGTCGTACATCCAGTGCTGGCCGATGGCCGAACCGGTGTAGGGGGCGAGGTACTTGAAGCCCGCGGGATCGGAGGCCGGGGCCGCCACGATCGTGGTGTACTCCATGGCACCGGCGTCCTCGAGCGCGCCCTTCACCGAGGCGATGGTCGAGCCCTTCTGGCCGATGGCGACGTAGATGCAGCGAACCTGCTTGTTGACGTCGCCGGAATCCCAGTTGGCCTTCTGGTTGATGATCGTGTCGATCGCGATGGCCGTCTTACCGGTCTGGCGGTCGCCGATGATCAGCTGACGCTGGCCGCGGCCGACGGGGATCATGGCGTCGATCGCCTTGATGCCGGTCTGGAGCGGCTCGTGGACCGACTTGCGCTGCATGACACCGGGAGCCTGGAGCTCGAGGGCGCGACGGCCTTCGAGGCCCGTGATCTCACCGAGACCGTCGATCGGGTTGCCGAGCGGGTCGACGACACGGCCGAGGTATCCCTCGCCGACGGGGACCGAGAGGACCTCGCCCGTGCGGGTCACCTCCATGCCCGCTTCGATGCCGGTGAACTCGCCGAGGACGACGACGCCGATCACGTCTTCCTCGAGGTTCAGCGCGAGACCCAGCGTGCCGTCCGCGAAGCGGATGAGCTCGTTGGCCATGACCGAGGGCAGTCCCTCGACGTGCGCGATGCCGTCGGCGGCATCGGTGACGTATCCGACCTCGGTCTTCTGCGCCGTGCCCGGCTCGTAGGCCGCGGCGAACTCCGTGAGAGCCGTACGGATCTCATCGGGGCTGATGGAGAGTTCTGCCATTGTCTTTTCCTTTTCTGTACCGGTTGTACAGCTACTGGTGTGTCACGGCGCGGGACGCCGGTCGGTGTCGTCCGGCGTCAGCCGGCAAGCTTCTGCCTCAGCGAGCTGAGGCGAGAGGCGACGCTGCCGTCGATGACGTCGTCGCCGATCTGCACGCGGACCCCACCGAGCACGGCGGGATCGACGATGGTGTCGAATCGGATACGGCGACCCGCCTTGACGGCGAGTCCCTGCTCGAGTCGCGCCAGCTGAGCGGAGCTCAGCGGCACGGCGGTCGTGACGGTCGCCACCTGGAATCCGCGCTGATCGGCGAGGACGCCGGCGGCGGCGCGAAGCATCGCGCCGATGCGGCGTCCGCGGGGTGAGAGCACCAGGTGGCGCACGACGACGAGCGTCGCCGGGTCGGCCTTGCCTGCACCGAGCAGTCGCTCGACCAGTCGTGCCTTGGCGTCGTTCGCACCGAGCTTGGAACCGAGCGAGAGCTCGAGTTCCGCGTCGGAGGCGACCGCGCGCTCGAAGGCGAACAGCTGCTCGTCGAGCTCGACGCCTTCGCCTGCGGCGTCGGCCGCGACCCGAAGGCCCAGCTCCTCGACGCCGTCGAGGAAGTCGGCATGGCTGGACCACCGCTGCGATGCCGCAGCCGTGAGCAGCGTCACCGCGCCCGGGACGATGCGACCGCCGAACACGCTGGAGACCAGCGCGCCCTTCTGCGCAGCGTCGGCTTCGGTGTCGGTGAGCGCGGTGCGCAGGTGGCCCGAGCCGGCGATGAGTCGAACCGCGGCGAGGAGGTCCTCGGCGACCGACAGGTCGGCCCGGCCCGACGACGCGAGCTCGGCTCGCGAGGCGGCCAGGGCCTCTCTCGTTGCGCTACCCATGGATTACTTCGTCTCCCCTGCGGCGGCCTTCTCGGACGCCTCGAGGTCGGCGAGGAACCGGTCGACCACGGCCTGCGCCTTCTGGTCGTCGGTGAGCGACTCGCCGATGACGCCGGAAGCCAGGTCGATCGCGATGGTGCCCACCTCGGAGCGGAGCGAGACGAGCGCGGACTGGCGCTCGGCCTCGATCTGCGCCTGCGCGCTCGCGGTGACGCGAGCGGCTTCGGACACCGCGGTGTCCTTGGCCTCGGCGACGATCTTCTTGCCGTCTTCACGAGCGGTCTCGCGGATCTGACCGGCCTCGGCGCGCGCATCGGCGAGCTGGGCGGTGTACTCCTCGAGGGCGGCCTCGGCCTTGCGCTGGGCCTCGTCGGCCTTCGCGATGTTGCCCTCGATCGCTTCGCCGCGCTCATCGAGCATCGTCTGGACGCGCGGGAGCACGTACTTCCAGAAGAAGATCAGGATGATGACGAAGCAGACCGACGACCAGAGGATGTCGTACAGCTCGGGAATGACCGGGCTGTGCGTCTCGCCACCCTCGGTCGCAGCGCTCAGTACTGCATGGAGCACGTTGGCCTCCTCAGTTGCGGCGGGTGGATCAGACGAAGATGAAGTAGGTCGCGATGCCGATGAAGGCGAGCGCCTCGGTGAAGGCGATACCGATCCACATCAGGACCTGGAGGCGGCCGGCCAGCTCGGGCTGACGAGCGACGCCCTCGATGGTCTTGCCGACGACGATGCCCACGCCGATGGCCGGGCCGATGGCTGCGAGGCCGTAGCCGACCGTCGCGATGTTGCCGTTGATCTCAGCGAGAACGGTGGTTGCGTCCACGTTGGGTTTCCTTTCCTAGGGATGTTTCTGGGCGGGTGCCCGGGCTCAGTGCTCTTCGGCGACCGCGAGCTGGATGTAGACCGCGGTGAGAAGGGTGAAGACGTATGCCTGCAGGAAGGCGACGAGGATCTCGAACAGCGTGAACGCGAACCCGAAGGCGAGCGTGCCGGCGCCGACGAGGGTCCACCAGCCGCCGAGGGAGAAGACGAAGAACTGCGTGGCTGCGAAGAAGAGCACGAGCAGGAGGTGACCGACGATCATGTTCATCATGAGTCGCAGGGTCAGCGTGACCGGACGGATCACGAAGGTCGAGAGGAGCTCGATCGGCGTGACGATGATGTACACCGGCCACGGAACACCCGAAGGGAAGAGGGAGTTCTTGAAGAAGTTCTTCGGGCTCTTCTTGACACCCGCGTAGATGAACGTCACGTAGGACACGATCGCGAGGACCAGCGGCACGCCGATGACGGAGGTGCCGGCGATGTTCAGGAACGGGATCACGCCCGTGATGTTCATGAACAGGATCATGAAGAACATCGTCGTGAGGATCGGCAGGAATCGCTTGCCGTCCTTCTTGCCGAGGAGATCCTCGGCGACGTTGACGCGCACCAGGTCGAGACCCATCTCGAGCAGGCTCTGGAACCGACCGGGCACGATGCGCAGGTGGCGCGTGCCGAGCCAGAAGACCAGGAGCAGTGCCGCGACCGCGACGAAGCGGACGAGCATGATGCGGTTGATCTCGAACGGGGTGTCTTCGAAGAAGAGTGCTCCCGGGAAGAATTCGTCGATCGACGGCCCGTGGAATTCACCATCGTTGGTTGACATCGGAACCAGAAGGTTCAGAGCGTTAGCTAGCAGCGCTATCTCCTGTTTCGGGGCGTGGAGCTCGGCTCTCGCGACGACGAACATCGGAACGGTCTCACGCACATGCCGAAGCAGGCGTTTACCGGGGGGATCTCCATTACTCTAGCAAGACTTCGGGCATCGGACGAATCGCCGACCGCGTCTCAGCCGACATTTTCGACAACGCGTCGAAAATCAGTCCTCTCGAGGCGCCGGAGGCAGCTCGACGTCGCTGACATGCGGCATCCGGGACTTCGTGATGACGACCACGTCGACGACGAGCGAGGCCAGCACGCCGGCCACCAGGCTGAGGAACAGCACGGTCGTGTCGAGCCACGCGGCGTCGCGCAGCAGGACGACGAGCACGATGAAGACGATGAACTTCAGCAGCCAACCGCCGAGCACGATGCCGAAGAACGCGCCCACGAAGAGGTCGCTCGAGGCGAAGCGGTTCGCGGTCAGGATGGTCGCGGCCGTGATGCCCATGAACACGACCGCCATCGCCGTGCCGATGAGCGCCCCGATGAGCCCTTCACTGCCGGCGAAGACGTAGCCCAGCACCCCGCTCACGAGGAGCAGCGCCGCGGCGACGATGCCGCCCCAGACCAGCGCTTGGCGCAGGACGGGGTTCGAGGTGGGCGTGTTGTCAGGTCGTGCGTCGTTCATCAGGCTCCAAGTCGTGGGTCGCCCGATTGTACCGATGCGTCCTGAGCCGAATCTGTCGGCGGTGCCGAGGGCCGCGTCCGCGCCGGAGGCTCGGAACCGCTGCCTACGAGGCGGGCGGCGTCTGCGGGGCCTGCCTCGCCTGCGCCGGGGCATCCGTCGCCTGCGGAGCGTCGACGACCGCGATCGCGCCGGTCTCGAGCTCGTCGAGGTGCGGAGCCATGGGCGCGGCGGACGTCGCCTCTGCGGCCACCGTCAGGCGCTTGCGCCGCCCGAGGGGCGCGAGCGTGACGATCGCGCACGCGACGAACCCGACGCCCAGCAGGAGGAACGCCCATCGGGCGCTGATGCCGAAGTACACCGGGAAGACATACGTCAGGAGGCATCCGATCGAGGCGACCGCGGTCCAGCCGTAGAAGATGAGCACGGCGTTCAGGTGCGAGTGCCCCATGTCGAGCAGTCGGTGGTGCAGGTGCTTGCGATCGGCCGCGAACGGCGACTTGCCCGCGCGCAGGCGCCGCACCACGGCGAGCCCGAAGTCGAGCAGCGGGATGAGCAGCACGATCACCGGCAGGATGATCGGGATGAACGCGGCGAAGAGCTGGTTGAACCCGACGCCGGCGGGGTTCAGCTGGCCGGTCACGGCGATCGCGGAGGTCGCCATGAGGAGTCCGACGAGGAGCGCCCCCGCGTCGCCCATGAAGAGCTTCGCGGGCCGCCAGTTGAGCGGCAGGAAACCCGCGCACGCACCGACGAGGATGATCGCGATCATCGAGGCGAGGTTGAAGTAGTTCGTCGGCGAGGTCTGCTGCACGAGCAGGTAGGTGTAGACGAAGAACACGCCGTTCGAGATGAGCGAGACGCCGGCGACGA
Encoded proteins:
- the atpB gene encoding F0F1 ATP synthase subunit A, with the protein product MSTNDGEFHGPSIDEFFPGALFFEDTPFEINRIMLVRFVAVAALLLVFWLGTRHLRIVPGRFQSLLEMGLDLVRVNVAEDLLGKKDGKRFLPILTTMFFMILFMNITGVIPFLNIAGTSVIGVPLVLAIVSYVTFIYAGVKKSPKNFFKNSLFPSGVPWPVYIIVTPIELLSTFVIRPVTLTLRLMMNMIVGHLLLVLFFAATQFFVFSLGGWWTLVGAGTLAFGFAFTLFEILVAFLQAYVFTLLTAVYIQLAVAEEH
- a CDS encoding MraY family glycosyltransferase, whose translation is MTLFLALAIIAALVTLVGSFVVWKLSLKYRLYPKIRERDVHTRPTPRLGGIAMFLGILVAFGAAWFVSSLGPTRFANVAIIFQDPTQVLAILGAALLIVLIGVADDIWDLDWTTKLAGQFIAAGLIAWQGVSIVSLPIGGILVGSSWMFATLTVFVIVLVMNAVNFIDGLDGLVAGVSLISNGVFFVYTYLLVQQTSPTNYFNLASMIAIILVGACAGFLPLNWRPAKLFMGDAGALLVGLLMATSAIAVTGQLNPAGVGFNQLFAAFIPIILPVIVLLIPLLDFGLAVVRRLRAGKSPFAADRKHLHHRLLDMGHSHLNAVLIFYGWTAVASIGCLLTYVFPVYFGISARWAFLLLGVGFVACAIVTLAPLGRRKRLTVAAEATSAAPMAPHLDELETGAIAVVDAPQATDAPAQARQAPQTPPAS